One Halalkalicoccus tibetensis genomic region harbors:
- a CDS encoding glycosyl hydrolase, protein MERRRFIAASAATIGSGAMLAGCIGIQDTEPTDNSDDESDESSSTEPEEQEPEPEPEGGDGEPFYHYDLDIHDERENGQPVWIDQNERMYGRNGLDVIVSDDWWETTDVLYSFDDREEGRVETVIVPDSGTIIVAVGGRDKTGGRVYRLTDDLNDHKELFQFEYGRVSNSMGHAVHDDVIVISCYGRSDYEADLHPDEVILSTDGGESFEKVLDVSLNTTDAANHHVHDVEYDPYAERIWVAHGDHGNSQLFWSDDHGESWEEIDEQGAITMVTQVAAFEDCVVLGTDGTPEGIMRWERESANDEPEQASDFERVHVQIQTDPDDDTMEMYARRRWHIREDDGRELCIIPFGYSPMHDTAEDSVVLASVDGDEWYELHRTETREILLTNIMGPLSMDGDLRTLVSDSNQGDGYQIDATVPTFWE, encoded by the coding sequence ATGGAACGTAGACGGTTCATTGCGGCATCGGCAGCAACGATCGGCTCAGGCGCCATGCTTGCGGGATGTATAGGTATTCAAGACACAGAACCAACTGATAACTCAGATGATGAGAGCGACGAATCTAGCAGTACGGAACCAGAAGAACAGGAGCCTGAGCCGGAACCGGAAGGTGGTGATGGAGAACCGTTCTATCACTACGACCTCGATATCCACGACGAGCGCGAAAACGGGCAGCCAGTATGGATCGACCAGAACGAACGAATGTACGGCCGGAACGGACTCGACGTGATCGTCAGCGATGACTGGTGGGAAACGACTGACGTTCTGTACTCCTTTGACGACCGCGAGGAAGGACGAGTCGAGACGGTTATCGTCCCTGACAGCGGCACCATCATCGTCGCTGTCGGTGGCCGAGACAAAACCGGCGGACGAGTCTATCGACTGACCGACGATCTCAATGACCATAAAGAACTCTTCCAGTTCGAGTATGGTCGGGTCTCAAACAGCATGGGTCACGCTGTTCATGACGACGTGATCGTCATCTCCTGTTATGGGCGATCGGATTACGAGGCAGATCTCCATCCCGATGAGGTGATCCTTTCGACCGATGGAGGCGAGAGCTTCGAGAAGGTGCTTGACGTGTCGCTCAACACGACTGACGCAGCGAACCATCACGTTCATGACGTCGAATACGATCCGTATGCTGAGCGAATCTGGGTGGCTCACGGCGACCACGGCAACTCCCAACTCTTCTGGAGTGACGATCACGGAGAGTCCTGGGAGGAGATCGATGAACAGGGAGCGATCACGATGGTGACACAGGTCGCCGCCTTCGAAGACTGTGTGGTACTGGGAACCGACGGCACTCCAGAAGGCATCATGCGATGGGAACGCGAGAGTGCAAACGATGAACCCGAGCAGGCAAGCGATTTCGAACGGGTTCACGTCCAGATCCAGACCGATCCTGACGACGATACGATGGAGATGTACGCACGTCGTCGGTGGCATATTCGTGAGGACGACGGTCGGGAGCTCTGTATCATACCCTTCGGTTATTCTCCGATGCACGACACCGCCGAGGATTCGGTCGTGCTTGCAAGTGTTGACGGCGATGAGTGGTACGAACTTCATCGAACCGAAACCCGAGAGATTCTACTGACGAACATCATGGGTCCACTCTCGATGGACGGCGATCTCAGAACGCTCGTTTCGGACAGCAATCAGGGGGATGGCTATCAGATCGATGCCACAGTACCGACGTTCTGGGAATGA